In Actinoplanes sp. NBC_00393, a single genomic region encodes these proteins:
- the rpmG gene encoding 50S ribosomal protein L33 → MAKATDVRPKITLACTECKDRNYITKKNRRNDPDRIELKKFCPRDGKHTLHRETR, encoded by the coding sequence GTGGCCAAGGCGACCGACGTCCGTCCGAAGATCACCCTGGCGTGTACGGAGTGCAAGGACCGGAACTACATCACCAAGAAGAACCGGCGTAACGACCCCGACCGCATTGAGCTGAAGAAGTTCTGCCCGCGCGACGGGAAGCACACCCTGCACCGCGAAACGCGCTGA
- a CDS encoding MaoC family dehydratase N-terminal domain-containing protein — MPLDQSFVGRSWPPTEPYLVGREKIREFARAIGATEAEYHDPEAARALGYADVVAPPTFPVAITMAASRQVIADPALGLDYSRVVHGDQKFAYTRPVVAGDTLVCVNSVDEITSRGGHSFITTRTDVTTEASEPVVTVWSKLVQRGEEA; from the coding sequence ATGCCTCTGGACCAATCCTTTGTGGGCCGCTCCTGGCCGCCCACCGAGCCCTACCTCGTGGGCCGCGAGAAGATCCGTGAGTTCGCCCGGGCGATCGGCGCCACCGAGGCGGAGTATCACGACCCCGAGGCGGCTCGGGCGCTCGGTTACGCGGATGTGGTGGCCCCGCCCACCTTCCCGGTCGCGATCACGATGGCGGCCAGCCGGCAGGTCATCGCCGACCCGGCGCTCGGTCTGGACTACAGCCGGGTCGTGCACGGCGACCAGAAGTTCGCCTACACCCGGCCGGTCGTCGCCGGCGACACTCTGGTCTGTGTGAATTCGGTCGACGAGATCACCAGCCGGGGCGGGCACTCGTTCATCACCACCCGCACCGACGTGACCACCGAGGCCAGCGAGCCGGTCGTCACGGTCTGGTCGAAGCTGGTCCAGCGCGGCGAGGAGGCGTGA
- a CDS encoding MaoC/PaaZ C-terminal domain-containing protein produces the protein MTDVSEPQTFRVTRADLVRYAGASGDFNPIHWSDRIATGVGLPGVIAHGMFTMALVGRAVTAWAGAADAVVEFSVRFSRPVPVPDTDEGTEVVVTAAVKEVTAEGHTRLSLTATCNGDKVLSLAQALVRKR, from the coding sequence ATGACGGACGTTTCGGAGCCGCAGACCTTCCGGGTGACCCGGGCGGATCTGGTCCGCTACGCGGGTGCCTCGGGGGACTTCAACCCGATCCACTGGAGTGACCGGATCGCCACCGGCGTCGGGCTGCCGGGTGTCATCGCCCACGGCATGTTCACCATGGCCCTGGTCGGTCGCGCCGTGACCGCGTGGGCCGGCGCGGCGGACGCGGTCGTCGAGTTCAGCGTGCGGTTCAGCCGCCCGGTTCCGGTGCCGGACACCGACGAGGGCACCGAGGTCGTCGTGACCGCGGCGGTCAAGGAGGTGACCGCCGAGGGACACACCCGGCTGAGTCTCACTGCCACGTGCAACGGCGACAAGGTACTGTCCTTGGCGCAGGCGCTTGTCAGGAAGCGGTAG